Within Raineyella sp. W15-4, the genomic segment GCGCCCTCCGCCTGTTGCCGAAGGGCACCGACGCGGGAACACTGATGACCGACGATCCGCACGGGGTACCCGCCGAGGAATACCGCAGACTTCGGACCAACCTGCAGTTCGCCGATGTCACCACCGGGGGAAAGCACTCCTTCGTCATCACCTCGGTGATGCCCGGTGAGGGCAAGACGACCACCTCGGTGAACCTGGCCATCGCCCTGGCCGATTCCGGGGCCCGGGTACTGCTGGTGGACGGTGACCTGCGCAATCCGTCGGTCGCCGCCGCGATGGGCCTGGAGGGCAACGTCGGTCTCACCACCGTGCTCCTCGGCCGGACGACGGTGGCGCAGGCGGCGCAGCAGTGGGGGGATTCGACCCTGCAGGTACTCCCGTCCGGCGCGATCCCGCCGAATCCGAGCGAGCTGCTGGGGTCGACGGCGATGGCCACCCTCTTCGAGGAGCTGCTGGCGGCGTACGACTATGTGCTGGTGGACAGCCCCCCGGTGCTCCCGGTGATCGACCCGGTGCTCATCGACCGGCTCGTCGGCGGGATGCTGGTCGTGGTCGGAGTGAACTGCACCCTGAAGCGGGACCTGGCCCAGGCGGTCCGGCAGCTCCAGACGGTGGACGCCACGGTCGCCGGGTTCGCGCTCAACCGGGTGCCGAACGACGACGCCGGACGGTACGGCAGCTACTACGCGTACGGTCGCGGCAAGAAGGACAGGCGTCGGCGGGAGGCGGTGGCCTCCCGGAACGGCAGCCTGGAGGAGGCCGTTCCGGTCACCCCGGCGGCCATCCCGGGGCTCTCCGGGCCCTCGGACGGCGACGAGCACCAGGCGGCCCGGACGCCGCAGGGCGCGCCGTACGCGCCGCCGCAGAGCGACTCACACTTCGCCCGGTCGCAGGGGATCCTCCGTCCGTTGCCGTCACCTCCGGCGCCTACCACCAGTGAGGACATGGACGACACGGCGATCAACGCCGTGGTGCCCCCGACCACCCAGCCCAGTCATGGGCGCAGGTTCGCGGACTAGGCGCGGGACGTGCACCGACCCGTTGTCCCCGCCGTCGCCGGCCCCACCACCACGCCCGACACCCGCCCGACCACCGCGGCGACCCCGCCCACGGCGGGAGCCTGCTCGCTGACGCTGCACGGCCTGGCCTGCCGCGTCCCGGTGCGGCTGCTCGGGGAGCGGGCCGAGGAACTGCGGACCTCCCTGACCGCGGCGTGGTCGCGCTGTCTCACCCCCGACGGCTGTCTCACCCAGGACGGCAACCCCACCCAGGACGACGGCGCACTGGTCACCGACCCGATCGCGGTCCGGCTGGGGTCCGCACTGCCGGCACCCGACCAGGCACCGGACGCCGGCCCCGGCGCCGACGTGGTCCAGGTCGACGGCCACCGGCTCGATGCGGTCCTGCAACACACCACCCAGGCGGTCACCCGCGCCCTCATCGCTGCCCAGACCGGCAGACTCCTGATGTTCCACGCGGGTGCGTGCGCCGATCCGGCGACCGGCGCCACCGTGGCGTACGTCGCCTCCAGCGGCACGGGCAAGACGACACTGTCCCGCGTGCTCGGCCGCACCCTCGGCTATCTCACCGACGAGACCGTCGGGATCACCGCCGACGGGTCCGTCCTCCCCTATCCCAAGCCGCTGTCGATCCGGCAGGACGGCACCGCCGCTCCCAAGCGGGAGAGCTCACCCGACGACCTGCACCTCCTCCCGGCACCGGCCGACCCGTGGCTGCGCCGGATCGTCCTGCTGCACCGGACCGACACCCACAGCGGACCGCCGACCGTGGAGCCCCTCGAGCTGCCCGAGGCCGTCATCGCACTGGCGCCCGAGTCCTCCGCCCTGAGCAGTCTGGACCATCCGCTCCAGCTGCTGTCGGAGCTGCTCGCCGGCACCGGCCCGGTGCTGCGCTGCACCTACCGCGAGGCGGCACAGCTGGTCCCCGTCCTGACCTCCTTGGCCGAGGAGCCCCTCCCGACGTCCGACCGCCCTCCCCGGCGGGGCGGCACGGAGCCTCCGAGCGCCCCGACGCGGCACACGCCGGCACCACCGCGGCGGAGCCACGACGCCGGCCACCGGTCGCCCGGGACAGACCCGCTCCGGGCCTGCGACGGCGGCCTGCTCCGGGTGGAACCGGAGGACTCGCTGACCCTGGCGGACGGGCTCCTGCTGCTCTACCAGCACACTGTGGTCCGCCTCAGCGACGTCGGCCGCGCCATCGTCGCGCTGTGCGACCAGCCGCGCACCGATGCGGAGATCGCCGGTCGGCTGGCCGCCGAGTTCGGTCACCCTCCACAGGGAAGCATCGAGGACGCCGCCCGCGACGCGGTCGACATGCTGGTGTCCGGCGGCATTCTCCGGCGAACGGGCCCGGGCACATGCCGCTGATCGACCGAACCGGACAGACCAGGACACCGGACGAGCACGGAAGGGCGCAGATGACGGTTCAGCAGCCGACCGGAGGGCCGTCGGCGGAGACCCAGGCACCCCCGGACGGATCCTCCCGGCCGGGCTCGGCGCCGCCGGAGGAGGCGGACCGTACGGCCGGTACGGTCGACCTGACCGGCCTGCGGATCGCCCTCGCCCACGACTACCTGACCCAGCGCGGTGGCGCCGAGCGGGTCGTCCTGTCACTGCTGCGCGCCTTCCCCGATGCGGTGATCCACACCACCCTCTACGACCCGGACGGCACCTTCCCCGACTTCCGCGACGCCCACATCGTCACCTCACCGCTCAACCGGATCGGGGCGCTGCGCCACGACCCCCGCCTCGCCCTCCCGCTGCTGGCCTGGGCGAGCAGCCGGATGCGGATCGACGCCGACGTGGTGGTGGCCTCGTCCAGCGGTTGGGCGCACGCGTTCCCCACCGACGGTCGGCGGCTGGTCTACTGCCACAACCCGGCCCGTTGGCTCTACCAGTCCGACGAATACCTCGGTGAGGCGGGCAGGCTGTCGCCGCAGCGGCTCGCCCTGGCGCCGCTGCGCGGCCCGCTACGGGCCTGGGACCGACGGGCGGCCCACC encodes:
- a CDS encoding polysaccharide biosynthesis tyrosine autokinase, giving the protein MQFREFLAVLGSRWKTVVVSLLLVLSATVAATLRIQPTYEATTQVFFAADSTKPGGYTLTTDDLGTFQRLVDSPVVMGPLRDSLKPAPGTSLTVTAAVTDGSPMLDISARSSSATTAAAAANAVGPELASIGRDFVPGLLATGQNVKATTITPAEVPSRPVAPNLVQNVALGLLAGLALGIGLAMLRQFLDTRVRSERDVRAVSDRPILGALRLLPKGTDAGTLMTDDPHGVPAEEYRRLRTNLQFADVTTGGKHSFVITSVMPGEGKTTTSVNLAIALADSGARVLLVDGDLRNPSVAAAMGLEGNVGLTTVLLGRTTVAQAAQQWGDSTLQVLPSGAIPPNPSELLGSTAMATLFEELLAAYDYVLVDSPPVLPVIDPVLIDRLVGGMLVVVGVNCTLKRDLAQAVRQLQTVDATVAGFALNRVPNDDAGRYGSYYAYGRGKKDRRRREAVASRNGSLEEAVPVTPAAIPGLSGPSDGDEHQAARTPQGAPYAPPQSDSHFARSQGILRPLPSPPAPTTSEDMDDTAINAVVPPTTQPSHGRRFAD
- a CDS encoding PqqD family protein, giving the protein MHRPVVPAVAGPTTTPDTRPTTAATPPTAGACSLTLHGLACRVPVRLLGERAEELRTSLTAAWSRCLTPDGCLTQDGNPTQDDGALVTDPIAVRLGSALPAPDQAPDAGPGADVVQVDGHRLDAVLQHTTQAVTRALIAAQTGRLLMFHAGACADPATGATVAYVASSGTGKTTLSRVLGRTLGYLTDETVGITADGSVLPYPKPLSIRQDGTAAPKRESSPDDLHLLPAPADPWLRRIVLLHRTDTHSGPPTVEPLELPEAVIALAPESSALSSLDHPLQLLSELLAGTGPVLRCTYREAAQLVPVLTSLAEEPLPTSDRPPRRGGTEPPSAPTRHTPAPPRRSHDAGHRSPGTDPLRACDGGLLRVEPEDSLTLADGLLLLYQHTVVRLSDVGRAIVALCDQPRTDAEIAGRLAAEFGHPPQGSIEDAARDAVDMLVSGGILRRTGPGTCR